In Ciona intestinalis unplaced genomic scaffold, KH HT000079.2, whole genome shotgun sequence, the following proteins share a genomic window:
- the LOC100177975 gene encoding alpha-(1,3)-fucosyltransferase 9-like: MFRYILMMQRFKTFACIVIFMVIVCYVININKKQQLKNLQPQRNNNGTKETTQFGIMTLQDALNIAKLKEKIIINWCHNHPHKLKQLSKDYCGWCTMSTNKSLISDPRTAAVIFHNNCMMEDEMPPDHLRRPDMYYIWFNRESPLMISWRKKDFVAFENNYFNATMTYRRDSSIYTPYGAREVIRAISKFVPVKKRLGVWIVSNCKRRFGAKKRMKYFKELLKSGLKVDTYGRCFNQTVNLERGNEEFFRFVGDYKFYFAFENSFHCRDYVTEKFIHHGLYSGTIPIVWGPKKSDVEVIAPPHSFIHVEDFKSAADLANYISYLDKNNTAYMEYHEWRKHLQLTDAYARSTAGACRLCNILHGIEDDSEIEMRSYYVRYVDHSQRKVKVRRHIKHRVVKNLDAWWYGTDNHECLFE; this comes from the exons ATGTTTAGATATATCTTGATGATGCAAAGATTCAAGACATTCGCGTGCATTGTTATATTCATGGtaattgtttgttacgtcataaacattAATAAGAAGCAACAATTGAAAAACTTGCAACCGCAACGAAACAATAATGGAACAAAAGAAACGACGCAGTTTGGTATTATGACGTTGCAAGATGCCTTGAATATCGCCAAGCTCAAGGAAAAG ATTATAATAAACTGGTGTCATAATCACCCCCACAAGTTGAAACAACTCAGCAAAGATTATTGTGGTTGGTGTACAATGTCTACGAATAAATCGTTG ATCTCAGACCCCAGAACGGCCGCAGTAATTTTTCACAACAACTGCATGATGGAGGATGAAATGCCACCTGATCATTTAAG GAGACCAGATATGTATTACATCTGGTTTAACAGGGAATCACCGTTAATGATATCGTGGAGAAAAAAAGATTTCGTTGCGTTTGAGAATAATTACTTCAACGCTACGATGACGTATAG GAGAGATTCCTCCATCTACACACCGTATGGTGCAAGAGAGGTTATCAGAGCAATAAGTAAATTCGTTCCGGTGAAGAAAAGACTGGGCGTTTGGATCGTTTCAAATTGTAAAAGACGATTTGGAGccaaaaaaagaatgaaatatttcaaagaacttttaaaatctGGACTTAAAGTTGATACATATGGCAG ATGTTTTAATCAGACCGTTAACTTAGAGCGGGGCAATGAAGAATTCTTTCGTTTCGTTGGCGACTACAAATTCTACTTTGCGTTCGAGAATTCTTTCCATTGTCGGGATTACGTCACAGAGAAGTTCATACACCATGGTTTGTATTCAggaacaatacccattgtttGGGGGCCGAAAAAGTCGGATGTAGAAGTGATAGCGCCTccacattcgttcattcatgtTGAAGATTTCAAATCAGCAGCAGATCTAGCGAACTATATAAGTTACCTTGATAAGAACAATACAGCTTATATGGAATATCATGAGTGGCGGAAGCATCTGCAACTCACGGATGCTTATGCCAGGTCTACCGCAGGAGCGTGTCGTCTATGTAATATTTTGCATGGAATCGAAGACGATTCGGAAATCGAGATGCGCAGTTATTACGTGCGGTATGTTGACCACTCACAAAGGAAAGTTAAAGTTCGACGTCATATAAAACATCGGGTTGTTAAAAACTTAGATGCTTGGTGGTATGGGACTGATAACCACGAGTGTCTCttcgaataa